The region TTATCGTATTGTTTAATATTCCAATCTATTAATTTATCTGTCTTTTTTCTATAAACCATTACACACTCCGTGCATGCATTAGGTTTATATCCTAAGGGTTTTCGATGTTGTAAAAAACCAGCATTTCTATTTTTAGCACTTGCTTCTGGCTTTTCCCAAACAATATCATCAATAAATTCCCAACCTATTTTAATTAATAGAGGGTGTATATCATAAGGAATAGGATATCGTTTGCTAGAATATTGCCTGCCTACACGAGGGATAATAATAGGTGATGTGTTCAATAAAAAAAAACGACCTTCTTTTGTAATTCTATGAACTTCTTTAAACACTTCTTCTAAAAATTCTAAATATTCCTTATAACTAGAATAAATAGAATAATCTCTTGCATTATAATATGGGGGAGAAGTAAAAGTTAAATGAACTGACTCATTTTTTACTAATTTTAATATTTCCCTAACATCTCCACAAACTAGAGTATTTTTCATAAAATCAGGTGAAGCTGTATGATTTGGATCAAAACCATTTGAAGAATTACTGAAAAACTCTTTTTTTATAACCTCTTGAATCATTTCATTAGGATGACTATTTAATTTTTTAAGTTTTTCTTGAATATCTTTATCTTCTTTGAAAACCAGCAATCCTCGCATAGCTTGCATGACTACTTCAGGGTCTGAGTCATTTAAATATTTAAACAATACTTGTTTATTAGATATATTTCTTAATCTTCCAATGCCCGAAACAGCTTCACGTCTAACACTCGAACTATTATCTTGTTCAACAACATTAACGAATACGGTGGCGAGATTATCATCTCCTATTTTTGCTAAGTTTTTTATTGCTAAACTTCTAACTTTATCATTATCATGTTTGAGAAGATTCATTAAAGGTGTAATATCAAAGTTTTCGTCTAGCCTACCTAATCTATCAAGTGATTTTACTAATGCACCTACATTATTCTGTTTAATAACATCTTGTATCATTTCAGGCTCTTTTTTTAATAATTCTGCTTCCATATTACCCCTTATGATAGTGTAATATCTCATGTTTATAATGTTTTCTTTTTAAATGCTATTCTAAATTGTCCAATGGTAGTCGTTCGTTATGGAATTCCCCCCTCGTTCGTTTTTTAGTTCGTTATCGTTAAAATTGCCACGAGCAGATGGGCGAGAGCGCAGCGTGGTCGAGGATTTTGAAGAAATCCGAAGAAGTCGAGAAAGGGGCGTACATAAAATTTATAGCTTATGGGTTATTTCTGTAATACATGGATTTACATATAATGTCTTTGTCAGAAGCGGTGGAACATCAGCCAGTTAAACCTACCTATGCAATCAGAATCTTTTCAAGTTTTTCAGATTACAGAATAGAATTACAAAAATCTCATTTTTATCAAAGAATTGCGGAATATACATTTGATGATAATGATGCATTTTATCAAGCAGGACCTGCAACAATAACAGAAGATATTGCAAATGCACTTGTAAGAGACTTTGCTGAAAGCAGAAATGGAGTTGAAGCATTATTAGTGCATTGCAGTAGAGGAAAAAATCGAAGTCCTGCTGTAGCAATAGCATTAAATGAGATTTTTGGTTTAGGATCTGATTCTGAGGAATTAAAAGATAGGTTTGATGAATCTAATTGGGCGGTTTACAAAGCTATTTTGGAAGCTGGACAAAGACATCATTCTTAGCCCCTTTCTCGATTGCAACTAACGCTCATTAAGTTCATTTTTATCCTAATTTATTAGTGGTGTTTTGATGGAAAAAACAAGAAACTGATTGAAAATAAAAAGAACTTCTAACACAAACCATATAAAGATTAAAACTTTTAATCAGATGTCCAGTGGGCAAAACACTCTATAACTAATATAAACTACCTTTTAACGGATTATAACCGTTATCACTGGACATTGTGGTGTGAAGTATATAAATAGGTATATGCACTATTAATCATAGAGAACTTTGCAAAATACTTGCAAAGCGTGCATAATAGAGGAATTAACCATGAAAAAAATATCACGAGATACTCCATTAATGGAAATGGTGTTAAGGCGTTATGAAAAACCGCAGAGCTTGGAAACAAGGGATTTAGTAAGAAAATTCTGCTTAAGCATTGGTTTACTGCAGCCAGGAGACTCGCGTGATATTATAGTTGATATTCTCTATGTTCTTCTCCGTGCAAAAACAGAAAAAAAAGAACTTGGATCTGAAGTAGTAAAAGATTTAGTAGTGGAATTTAGAAAAGAGAATAATCTGCCTTTGTTAGGGGTTGCTTCTTCTAATGTACGAAGGCAGTTAAAGCGTTTGCGCGATATACTTTTAGTAGAAAAAATCAAAAATAGATATAGGATAATAGAATTTGCTCATCTTTCTGAATCCTATCGTGAAAAAGTTGAACAATTACTCCTGCCGTCCTTACTCAGCAGAATAAATGAATATTATCAAGAGATTGATAAGCGTTTTCCGATTAAAATCACTGATCAGTGAACAAATACCTTTAAATATTATCTCCTTACTTATTTTATGATGCAAAAAGAGGTTCTAATCACAACTATTAATGAACGGCCGGCATTAAAAGCAGCTCGTGTACAGAGTCCAAGTTCTATTAACACGTTCAAACAATGCGCTAGGAAATATTATTACCAATATATTGAAAAATTAGAAACACTGCCGAGCATCCATCTTATCCGCGGAAAAATTATGCATGCTGTTCTCGAAGATTTTTTTAAATTTAACATTAATCACATTTCAGCAGCAAGCTATGAGTTTGAATTAAGAATTATTATCTTTGATTTGTTTAAAAAACATTGGATTAATGGTCTGCGGGAAATGCGCGAGCTATCATTAACACAAAGCGAATTATTATTTTATCATAATGAATCAAAAATAATGCTGCAAAATTGGTATGAACGCTTTATTAAAGAGTTGAAAATTGAGCTGCAATTAGGGTTTGATTTAATCAATGCTTTTAACAAGTTAACACCGCGATGTGAAGAAGAATATAGCTCTCCTGTCTGGAGCGTGCGAGGTTTTGTCGATGCCATTCATGAGTTTGAGGAAGAGATTCATATTTTGGATTATAAAACTTCAAAGAAAAATGAAATTACTCCTGAATATCGATTGCAGCTTGCTATTTACGCCTTGCTTTATTTTGAAACCCATGGCAAAATGCCAACAAAAGTAGGGATTGATTTTCTGAAATTTGACAAGCAGTTTATTACGGTTGACGAAAGGCTATTAGAGCTCGCCAGGAAAGAAATTGAATTTATGCACGAAAACACACAATCAGTTGAAATGAAAGATTATCCCAAGCATATCACCGCCTTGTGCAAATGGCATTCTGGGCAGTGTGATTTTTATGATACCTGTGTCAAGAGTGATTGATGCCGAATGTGGTTTAAATCAGTGCAAAACTCCCTAAAAGAGTACGTAATAAGTCCTCCTTTGGTTTTAGCGCCAGTTCAGCTTTTCAAGTTAGTTCGATTGGATTTTTCTCTCTGGAACTCCGAAAAATCCTCACTAATAACACTGAAGAGCTTCACAAAAGCAGGCGCTAAAACCTCTGACTTATTACGTACCTAAAAGAAAAAGCTTTAAAAACAAGTCCTTTCATCAATTAATAACTGTATAGTTTAATTCCTGAGTGGGTGATGTATCTTGGGTAAAAAGAATAAGAACAAAAAGAAAGAAATCAATCCTAAAAAGGCAAAATATGCTAAATTTAGAAAGGATAAGCCAGCGCAAATGGATTTATCCATGCCGGAATTGCCTGAAGAAGTTGTTAAAGAGCGAAGAGTAGATGAAACTCGCATTGAAAAACATTTCAAATTCAGTCGAAATCCAAACACGAGAAGTGTTAATCCTCGAAAAGACTTGAGTAAACGATAATAACCTTTATAAAGCCTTATTAAAAACTAATAATGTCTAGTTAAGGGATTGAGGTGTTAAGAGATGAGTACAAAATCAGTTAGTGTTGGTACCCTTCAAAAAGGCAGCTATGTAGTTCTTGAAGGCGCAGCTTGTAAAGTGACTGATGTTCAAGTTTCACGACCAGGAAAACATGGCCATGCAAAAGTGCGGTTAACTGGCGTTGGATTACTCGATGATAAAAAAAGAGTTGTTGTTATGCCAGGGCATGATAACGTTGATGTTCCTCTTATTGAGAAAAAATCAGCTCAAGTATTATCCATAAATGGCGATGTGGCCAATGTTATGGATGCTGAAACCTACGAAACCTTTGATCTAAAAATAGATCCAGAATTAAAAGATCAATGTGTTGAAGGCTGTCAAATATTGTATTGGCAAGTACTTGATACCAAAGTAATGAAACAAGTTAAAACAGAATAAATATAGGATAAGGTGTGTTATGGTTAAATTTCCAGAAGCAGAAGCACGGTTATTTCATAATAAATTTGTTTGCAGGCAATGCAAAGCCAATCTTCGCGCTCCAAACATGAAAGTATTGCAAGGAAAAGTTCTCTGCAGAAAATGCGGATCACGTGCATTACGACCAGTTAGGAAGAAATAGATCTAATAGTATCAGTAAACTATATAAACAATTCTAGGCAGCTTGAACCTATAATGAACGAACAACATCAAACTGAAAATGAAGAAGAAAATCTAAAGAAACAAGACATAAAACTAAAGAAAATTGCTCTGGATACCTATGAAATTCCACAAGAAAAGAATATGCTTGTTCCCGGCAAAATATTCGCGTCTGAATCATTGATTGAAAAGATCAAACAAGATACAACCTTGCAGCAAGTAAAGAATGTAGCAGTATTGCCTGGCATTTACAAATATTCTCTTGCCATGTCTGATGCTCATCAAGGATATGGATTTCCTGTTGGTGGGGTTGCAGCATTTGATGTTGAACATGGCTGCATTTCGCCGGGTGGTATAGGTTTCGACGTGAATTGCGGCGTTCGCGTTTTGACCTCTTCTCTCAACAAAGAGCAAGTCTATGAAAAAATTCAGGAATTGTTAGAAGCATTATTCAAACATATTCCTTGCGGCGTTGGCGGTGAATCGCAAGTCAGGTTGACACACGAAGAGCTTGATCGTGTTCTTGAATTAGGGATTGATTGGGCAGTAGAAAAGGGCTATGCCACACCACATGATAAACTGCATTCTGAAGAACAAGGAAGAATGAAAACTGCGAATGCAAAAATGGTTTCTCCACGGGCAAAAAAACGTGGCAAAAACCAGCTAGGCACCTTAGGCGCAGGCAATCACTTTGTTGAAGTTCAATATGTCAATGAAATCTATGATGAAAAAATTGCAAAAGCATTTGGTATAACAAAAAAAGACCAAGTTGTTGTCATGATCCATTCAGGAAGCCGAGGACTTGGGCATCAAGTGTGCAGTGATTATCTGCGGGAAATTGAAGAAACATATCCAGACTTAGTTAAAGCATTGCCTGATAGAGATTTGGCATATGCGCCTGCTCAATCACAACTTGCACAGGATTATCTCCAAGCAATGAGCGCAGCAGCTAATTTTGGATGGGTTAACAGGCAATTAATAAGTTACAGCACAAGAAAAGCATTTGAAGAAATATTTGGCAAGAATACAGAATTGCAGTTAGTGTATGATGTTGCTCATAATATCGCAAAAGTTGAAGAATACAACATTGAGGGTAAAAAAAGAAAAGTCTATGTTCATAGAAAAGGCGCAACTCGCGCTTTTGGTCCAGGTCATAAAGAATTGCCTGAAGATTATCAAGCAATTGGGCAGCCGATTTTATTGCCAGGTTCAATGGGAACAGCATCTTATATTCTTGTAGGCACTGATAAAGCAATGAATGAAACGTTTTCATCGACACCTCATGGCGCTGGCCGTGTTATGTCGCGAAAAAAAGCAAAAGATTCTTTTAGGGGAGAAAAAATAAAACAAGAATTGGAAGCAAAAAAGATTTACATCAAAGCAGCAAGCTACAAAGGTATTTGTGAAGAAGCTCCACAAGTATACAAAGATGTCGATGAAGTTGTCCGCGTAGCAGACGAAGTAGGCATTGGCAAAAAAGTAGTTCGTCTTGTTCCGATGGGTGTTATTAAAGGGTAAAACATTTACAAGAGTTACTAGTTTTTTAGTTTTTCACTGTTTCATCCCATCTATTAACAACGTGCGCATCTTGTTTAACTTCATATAATTTTCTTGTAATTTTGTCAACTTTAAAATACGCTAATCCTGTTTTAACGCCACCG is a window of Candidatus Woesearchaeota archaeon DNA encoding:
- a CDS encoding RtcB family protein; translated protein: MNEQHQTENEEENLKKQDIKLKKIALDTYEIPQEKNMLVPGKIFASESLIEKIKQDTTLQQVKNVAVLPGIYKYSLAMSDAHQGYGFPVGGVAAFDVEHGCISPGGIGFDVNCGVRVLTSSLNKEQVYEKIQELLEALFKHIPCGVGGESQVRLTHEELDRVLELGIDWAVEKGYATPHDKLHSEEQGRMKTANAKMVSPRAKKRGKNQLGTLGAGNHFVEVQYVNEIYDEKIAKAFGITKKDQVVVMIHSGSRGLGHQVCSDYLREIEETYPDLVKALPDRDLAYAPAQSQLAQDYLQAMSAAANFGWVNRQLISYSTRKAFEEIFGKNTELQLVYDVAHNIAKVEEYNIEGKKRKVYVHRKGATRAFGPGHKELPEDYQAIGQPILLPGSMGTASYILVGTDKAMNETFSSTPHGAGRVMSRKKAKDSFRGEKIKQELEAKKIYIKAASYKGICEEAPQVYKDVDEVVRVADEVGIGKKVVRLVPMGVIKG
- a CDS encoding HEAT repeat domain-containing protein, with the protein product MEAELLKKEPEMIQDVIKQNNVGALVKSLDRLGRLDENFDITPLMNLLKHDNDKVRSLAIKNLAKIGDDNLATVFVNVVEQDNSSSVRREAVSGIGRLRNISNKQVLFKYLNDSDPEVVMQAMRGLLVFKEDKDIQEKLKKLNSHPNEMIQEVIKKEFFSNSSNGFDPNHTASPDFMKNTLVCGDVREILKLVKNESVHLTFTSPPYYNARDYSIYSSYKEYLEFLEEVFKEVHRITKEGRFFLLNTSPIIIPRVGRQYSSKRYPIPYDIHPLLIKIGWEFIDDIVWEKPEASAKNRNAGFLQHRKPLGYKPNACTECVMVYRKKTDKLIDWNIKQYDKKIVEESKINGDFESSNVWKIDPTFDKTHSAVFPLELCNKVIKFYSFKGDLVFDPFAGSGTFGKSALNLDRFFFLTEKEKKYVDRIKENLTQTKIFTDSKFRPKFLNIKEFERIIK
- a CDS encoding PD-(D/E)XK nuclease family protein — its product is MQKEVLITTINERPALKAARVQSPSSINTFKQCARKYYYQYIEKLETLPSIHLIRGKIMHAVLEDFFKFNINHISAASYEFELRIIIFDLFKKHWINGLREMRELSLTQSELLFYHNESKIMLQNWYERFIKELKIELQLGFDLINAFNKLTPRCEEEYSSPVWSVRGFVDAIHEFEEEIHILDYKTSKKNEITPEYRLQLAIYALLYFETHGKMPTKVGIDFLKFDKQFITVDERLLELARKEIEFMHENTQSVEMKDYPKHITALCKWHSGQCDFYDTCVKSD
- a CDS encoding translation initiation factor IF-5A — translated: MSTKSVSVGTLQKGSYVVLEGAACKVTDVQVSRPGKHGHAKVRLTGVGLLDDKKRVVVMPGHDNVDVPLIEKKSAQVLSINGDVANVMDAETYETFDLKIDPELKDQCVEGCQILYWQVLDTKVMKQVKTE
- the rpl40e gene encoding 50S ribosomal protein L40e (contains a zinc-finger motif); translation: MVKFPEAEARLFHNKFVCRQCKANLRAPNMKVLQGKVLCRKCGSRALRPVRKK